The following coding sequences lie in one Sorghum bicolor cultivar BTx623 chromosome 6, Sorghum_bicolor_NCBIv3, whole genome shotgun sequence genomic window:
- the LOC8056046 gene encoding L-type lectin-domain containing receptor kinase IV.1: MGRPSLPLLPIFLLLAAVCSDHAAMLAAAEEFTYNGFGDANLSLDGMSVVAPNGLLVLSNGTSQMAGHAFHPAPVRLRDGPGGAVRSFSAAFVFAIVSNFTVLSDNGMAFVVAPSTRLSTFNAGQYLGILNVTDNGKDGNRVLFVELDTMLNPEFQDMNSNHLGVNVNSMRSLQNHSAGYYDDATGVFNNLSLISRQPMQVWVDYDGATTRLDVTMAPVDVTMAPVDVPRPRKPLISAPVNLSAVGADDTAYVGFSAATGVIYTRHYVLGWSFATDGAAAPALDISKLPALPRFGPKPRSKVLEIVLPIATAAFVLALVVVAFLWVRRRVRYAEVREDWEVEFGPHRFSYKELYHATKGFKNKMLLGTGGFGRVYKGVLPKSKLEIAVKRVSHDSKQGMKEFIAEVVSIGHLRHRNLVQLLGYCRRKGELLLVYDYMSNGSLDKYLHDKTRPVVLDWEQRFHIIKGVASGLLYLHEDWEKIVIHRDIKASNVLLDGDMNGRLGDFGLARLYDHGVDPQTTHVVGTMGYLAPELVRTGKATPVTDVFAFGVFVLEVACGRRPLGCIAPDEQSVLLDWVQEHDRKGAALDTVDARLCGKYDADEARLVIRLGLMCAHPLPDARPGMRQVVQYLEGDTAMPEVAPTYVSYTMLALMQNDGFDSFAAMSFPSTVSSSVSPVSGGFSSVSGLSGGR; encoded by the coding sequence ATGGGTCGCCCCAGCTTGCCCCTCCTCCCAATCTTCCTGCTCCTCGCCGCGGTCTGCTCTGACCACGCGGCCAtgctcgccgccgccgaggaATTCACCTACAACGGCTTCGGCGACGCCAACCTCTCGCTCGACGGCATGTCCGTGGTGGCGCCGAACGGCCTCCTGGTGCTGAGCAACGGGACCAGCCAGATGGCCGGGCACGCGTTCCACCCGGCGCCCGTCCGCCTGCGGGACGGGCCCGGCGGTGCCGTCAGGTCCTTCTCGGCGGCGTTCGTCTTCGCCATCGTCTCCAACTTCACCGTGCTCAGCGACAACGGCATGGCGTTCGTGGTGGCGCCCAGCACCAGGCTGTCCACCTTCAACGCCGGGCAGTACCTGGGCATCCTCAacgtcaccgacaacggcaagGACGGCAACCGCGTGCTGTTCGTCGAGCTCGACACCATGCTCAACCCGGAGTTCCAGGACATGAACAGCAACCACCTCGGCGTCAACGTCAACAGCATGAGGTCGCTGCAGAACCACAGCGCCGGCTACTACGACGACGCCACGGGGGTGTTCAACAACCTCAGCCTCATCAGCCGCCAGCCCATGCAGGTCTGGGTCGACTACGACGGCGCCACCACGCGGCTCGACGTGACCATGGCGCCCGTCGACGTGACCATGGCGCCCGTCGACGTGCCCAGGCCCAGGAAGCCGCTCATCTCCGCGCCGGTCAACCTCTCGGCGGTCGGGGCGGACGACACCGCCTACGTCGGCTTCTCGGCGGCCACGGGCGTCATCTACACGCGCCACTACGTTCTGGGCTGGAGCTTCGCCACGGACGGCGCGGCGGCCCCGGCGCTGGACATCTCGAAGCTCCCGGCGCTGCCGCGGTTCGGGCCCAAGCCCCGGTCCAAGGTGCTGGAGATCGTGCTCCCGATCGCCACCGCGGCGTTCGTCCTCGCGCTGGTCGTCGTCGCCTTCCTGTGGGTGCGGAGGCGGGTGAGGTACGCCGAGGTGCGCGAGGACTGGGAGGTGGAGTTCGGTCCCCACCGCTTCTCGTACAAGGAGCTCTACCACGCGACCAAGGGGTTCAAGAACAAGATGCTGCTGGGCACCGGCGGCTTCGGGAGGGTGTACAAGGGCGTGCTCCCCAAGTCCAAACTCGAGATCGCCGTGAAGAGGGTCTCCCACGACTCGAAGCAGGGGATGAAGGAGTTCATCGCGGAGGTGGTCAGCATCGGCCACCTCCGCCACCGGAACCTGGTGCAGCTGCTGGGCTACTGCCGGCGGAAGGGCGAGCTGCTGCTGGTGTACGACTACATGTCCAACGGCAGCCTGGACAAGTACCTGCACGACAAGACCAGGCCCGTCGTCCTGGACTGGGAGCAGAGGTTCCACATCATCAAGGGCGTCGCCTCCGGCCTGCTCTACCTCCACGAGGACTGGGAGAAGATCGTCATCCACCGGGACATCAAGGCCAGCAACGTGCTCCTCGACGGCGACATGAACGGCCGGCTGGGCGACTTCGGGCTGGCGAGGCTGTACGACCACGGCGTGGACCCGCAGACGACGCACGTGGTGGGCACCATGGGGTACCTCGCCCCGGAGCTGGTGCGCACGGGGAAGGCGACCCCGGTGACGGACGTGTTCGCCTTCGGCGTGTTCGTGCTGGAGGTGGCCTGCGGCCGCCGGCCGCTCGGATGCATCGCGCCCGACGAGCAGAGCGTGCTGCTGGACTGGGTGCAGGAGCACGACCGCAAGGGGGCCGCCCTCGACACGGTGGACGCGCGGCTGTGCGGCAAGTACGACGCCGACGAGGCCCGGCTGGTGATCAGGCTGGGGCTGATGTGCGCGCACCCTTTGCCCGACGCGCGGCCCGGCATGCGGCAGGTCGTGCAGTACCTGGAGGGCGACACGGCGATGCCCGAGGTGGCGCCGACGTACGTGAGCTACACCATGCTGGCGCTGATGCAGAACGACGGGTTCGACTCCTTCGCCGCCATGTCGTTCCCGTCCACGGTCTCGTCGAGCGTCAGCCCTGTCTCCGGCGGGTTCTCTTCGGTGTCCGGACTCTCCGGCGGGAGGTGA
- the LOC8082884 gene encoding (+)-neomenthol dehydrogenase: protein MEDAISCPRNTRIAVVTGANRGIGLEVCRQLAGHGVTVVLTAMDEGMGVEAVEKLKGLALSDVLFHQLDITDLSSIARLANFLNTQFGKLDILVNNAAVGGVVFSQDSVDDLEPREEKFSLMDREQRLEWLWRNCRETYDAAKEGLQTNYYGTKHVIEALLPLLKASDDGRIVNVSSDFGLLRHFTNEDLKQELDDVGKLTEARLDELLDLFLRDFKAGRAEARGWPVAFTAYKVGKAAVNAYSRILAAKHPALRVNCVHPGYVKSDITLHSGLLAPEEGARNVVKVALLPDGGVTGAFFEEGKELASFV, encoded by the exons ATGGAAGACGCTATCTCCTGTCCTCGCAACACAAG AATTGCCGTGGTCACCGGTGCGAACAGAGGTATCGGCCTAGAGGTGTGCCGACAGCTGGCTGGCCATGGCGTCACCGTCGTTTTGACGGCAATGGACGAGGGGATGGGCGTGGAAGCCGTCGAGAAGCTCAAAGGGCTGGCTCTCTCCGATGTTCTTTTTCACCAGCTTGATATCACGGACCTTTCTAGCATTGCTCGGTTAGCCAACTTCTTGAATACCCAATTCGGGAAGTTAGATATCCTG GTAAATAATGCCGCGGTTGGTGGGGTTGTGTTCTCTCAAGATTCTGTTGATGATCTAGAACCAAGAGAGGAAAAG TTCAGTCTTATGGATAGGGAACAGAGGCTTGAATGGTTATGGCGAAACTGCCGGGAGACCTACGACGCTGCAAAGGAAGGCCTGCAGACAAACTACTACGGCACAAAGCATGTGATCGAAGCCTTGCTGCCTCTGCTGAAAGCCTCTGACGATGGAAGAATCGTTAATGTCTCCTCCGACTTTGGGTTGCTAAGG CATTTCACAAACGAGGATCTGAAGCAAGAGCTGGATGACGTCGGCAAGCTCACCGAGGCGAGGCTGGACGAGCTGCTGGACCTGTTCCTGAGAGACTTCAAGGCCGGCAGAGCAGAAGCGCGCGGGTGGCCAGTGGCGTTCACGGCGTACAAGGTGGGCAAGGCGGCCGTGAACGCCTACTCGAGGATCCTAGCGGCGAAGCATCCCGCGCTGCGCGTTAACTGCGTGCATCCTGGCTACGTCAAGAGTGACATAACCTTGCACTCGGGGCTCCTGGCGCCCGAGGAGGGCGCGAGGAATGTGGTGAAGGTAGCGCTGCTGCCGGACGGCGGGGTGACCGGCGCTTTCTTTGAAGAGGGCAAGGAGCTGGCCTCCTTCGTGtga
- the LOC8082885 gene encoding uncharacterized protein LOC8082885 → MEGDLPTPANARVAVVTGGNKGIGLEVCRQLAGNGVTVVLTARDEARGAAAVEKLRDLGLSDVLFHQLDIIDAPSIARIAEFLKTRFGKLDILVNNAAIGGIEYVHDQDRDSVTSEEKAKLSGMDMDQRLGWLWQNCRETYDDAKTGLRTNYYGTKQLIQVLLPLLQASSDGRIVNVSSHFGQLRLFRNEELKRELNDIDNLTPERLDGLLDMFLKDFEAGAVESNGWPMYFSAYKVAKAAMNAYSRILARRHPELRVNCAHPGYVKTDMTIHSGLLTPEEGGSRVAMVALLPEGGPTGAFFEDFAESSFVIAVVTGGNKGIGLEVCRQLAGDGATVVLTARDETRGAAAAEKLREAGLSNVIFHQLEITDAPSIARLAEFLKTRFGKLDILINNAAIGAVEYVQDPADSPASEEKFSGMDQGQRLECMFKGVRETYDAAREGVKTNYYGVKHVIEALLPLLQASSDGRIVNVSSEFGLLRLINNEELRQELNDVEKLTEERLDEVLATFLRDFEAGEVEARGWPMAFSAYKVAKVAMNAYSRILARRHPELRINCAHPGYVSTDMTIHTGPLTPEEGAANLVKVALLPEGGPTGAYFAWGVEASFV, encoded by the exons ATGGAGGGCGATCTCCCCACTCCTGCGAACGCCAG GGTCGCCGTGGTCACCGGCGGCAACAAAGGGATCGGGCTGGAGGTGTGCCGGCAGCTGGCCGGCAACGGGGTCACCGTCGTCTTAACAGCCAGGGACGAGGCGAGGGGCGCTGCGGCCGTGGAGAAGCTCAGAGACCTGGGGCTCTCCGATGTCCTTTTCCACCAACTGGACATTATCGATGCTCCGAGCATCGCTCGAATTGCTGAGTTCCTCAAGACCCGTTTCGGGAAGCTAGATATCCTG GTAAATAATGCCGCGATTGGTGGGATTGAGTATGTTCATGACCAAGATCGTGACTCAGTAACGAGCGAGGAAAAGGCAAAG CTCAGTGGCATGGATATGGATCAGAGGCTTGGATGGCTGTGGCAAAATTGCCGGGAGACTTACGATGATGCAAAGACAGGCCTGCGCACAAACTACTACGGCACAAAGCAACTAATCCAAGTTTTACTCCCTCTGCTGCAGGCCTCCTCCGATGGGAGGATCGTTAACGTCTCCTCCCACTTCGGGCAGCTCAGG CTTTTCCGAAACGAGGAGCTGAAGCGGGAGCTGAACGACATTGATAACCTCACCCCGGAGAGGCTGGATGGCCTGCTGGACATGTTCCTGAAAGACTTCGAGGCCGGCGCGGTGGAATCCAACGGCTGGCCGATGTATTTCTCGGCGTACAAGGTGGCCAAGGCGGCCATGAACGCGTACTCGAGGATCCTGGCGAGGCGGCACCCCGAGCTGCGCGTCAACTGTGCGCATCCTGGCTACGTGAAGACCGACATGACCATACACTCGGGGCTGTTGACGCCGGAGGAAGGCGGCAGCAGGGTGGCCATGGTGGCGCTGCTGCCGGAAGGCGGGCCGACCGGCGCGTTCTTTGAAGACTTTGCAGAGTCCTCGTTCGT GATTGCCGTGGTCACCGGCGGGAACAAAGGGATTGGGCTAGAGGTTTGCCGGCAGCTGGCCGGCGACGGCGCCACCGTGGTCTTAACAGCCAGGGACGAGACGAGGGGCGCAGCCGCTGCAGAGAAGCTCAGAGAAGCAGGGCTCTCCAATGTTATTTTCCATCAGCTGGAGATTACTGATGCTCCGAGCATCGCTCGGTTGGCTGAGTTCCTCAAGACTCGTTTTGGGAAGCTAGACATACTG ATAAATAATGCCGCAATTGGTGCTGTTGAGTACGTCCAAGATCCTGCCGACAGTCCAGCAAGCGAGGAAAAG TTCAGTGGCATGGATCAGGGCCAAAGGCTTGAATGCATGTTTAAAGGTGTCCGGGAGACCTACGACGCTGCAAGAGAAGGCGTGAAGACCAACTACTATGGCGTAAAGCATGTGATTGAAGCCTTACTGCCTCTGCTGCAGGCTTCCTCCGATGGGAGGATCGTCAATGTCTCCTCTGAATTTGGGCTGCTAAGG CTAATCAACAACGAGGAGCTAAGGCAGGAGCTGAACGATGTGGAGAAGCTGACCGAGGAGAGGCTGGACGAGGTGCTGGCCACGTTCCTAAGAGACTTCGAGGCCGGCGAGGTGGAGGCGCGTGGGTGGCCGATGGCTTTCTCGGCGTACAAGGTGGCCAAGGTGGCCATGAACGCGTACTCGAGGATCCTGGCAAGAAGGCACCCCGAACTGCGCATCAACTGCGCGCACCCCGGCTACGTGAGCACCGACATGACCATCCACACCGGACCCCTGACGCCCGAGGAAGGCGCGGCCAACTTGGTGAAGGTGGCGCTGCTGCCGGAAGGCGGCCCGACCGGCGCATACTTCGCGTGGGGAGTGGAGGCGTCCTTTGTGTGA
- the LOC8082883 gene encoding uncharacterized protein LOC8082883, whose amino-acid sequence MDAAVSSPSSKRIALVTGGNKGIGLETCRQLASKGLRVVLTARNEARGLEAVERIRWASGDAEVFFHQLDVTDPSSAARLAEFVRDQFGRLDILINNAGISGVDRDPVLFAAVKDKVDGMDVDQRVEWMRENSKETYDEAIQCMRTNYYGAKLVTEALLPLLQLSSSGRIVNVSSGFGLLRNFNSEDLKKEFDDIDNLTENKLEELLNKFLEDFKANLVEAHGWPTGGSSAYKVAKAALNAYTRILAKKYPTLHINCLTPGYVKTDICMHMGVLTLEEGARNPVKVALLPDDGPTGAYFDLNGEASFVGDGEYVHKQNIDKQSSWCTLMEGAISTFPSARIAVVTGGNKGIGLEVCRQLARNGTTVVLTARDETRGAAAVEELRELGLSDVMFHQLDITDASSIARLADFLKTRFGRLDILINNAAFGGVEYARDPAGDGSVTSEEELSGMDRDQRLEWLWRNTRETYDAAKKGLQTNYYGTKHVIEALLPLLQASSDGRIVNVSSDFGLLRYFRNEELKQELYNVDKLTEERLDELLDMFLKDFEAGEVDARGWPAAFSAYKVAKAAMNAYSRILATKQPALRVNCVHPGYIKTDITLHSGLLTPEEGAANVVKVALLPEGGVTGAFFFEDSEEASFV is encoded by the exons ATGGACGCGGCGGTTTCGAGCCCCTCGAGCAAGAG GATCGCGCTGGTGACCGGAGGGAACAAGGGGATCGGGCTGGAGACGTGCCGGCAGCTGGCGTCCAAGGGGCTCAGGGTCGTCCTGACGGCGAGGAATGAGGCGAGGGGTTTGGAAGCGGTCGAGCGCATCCGGTGGGCCAGCGGCGACGCCGAGGTTTTCTTCCACCAGCTCGATGTCACCGACCCCTCCAGCGCCGCCCGGCTCGCGGAGTTCGTTAGGGATCAATTCGGCAGGCTTGACATCCTG ATCAACAATGCAGGAATTTCAGGTGTTGATCGTGATCCAGTTTTGTTTGCTGCAGTCAAGGATAAG GTTGATGGCATGGATGTAGATCAGAGAGTAGAATGGATGAGAGAAAATTCAAAAGAAACATATGACGAAGCTATACAATGTATGAGAACAAACTACTATGGTGCCAAGCTGGTCACAGAGGCACTACTTCCTCTTCTTCAGTTATCCTCCTCTGGAAGAATTGTTAATGTTTCGTCAGGCTTTGGGTTACTGAGA AACTTCAACAGTGAAGACCTTAAGAaagagtttgatgacattgacaATCTTACTGAAAATAAACTAGAGGAACTGTTGAATAAGTTCCTAGAGGATTTTAAGGCCAACTTAGTAGAGGCACATGGGTGGCCAACAGGTGGATCTTCAGCCTATAAAGTTGCCAAAGCGGCACTTAATGCATATACTAGGATTCTTGCCAAGAAATATCCTACATTGCATATCAATTGTCTGACACCTGGTTATGTCAAGACTGATATTTGTATGCACATGGGAGTATTAACACTTGAGGAGGGTGCTCGCAACCCTGTGAAGGTTGCTCTCTTGCCTGATGATGGACCAACTGGTGCGTATTTTGATCTGAATGGCGAGGCGTCCTTTGT GGGTGATGGTGAATATGTTCACAAGCAGAACATAG ATAAGCAGAGCTCGTGGTGCACGCTAATGGAGGGAGCCATCTCTACTTTcccaagcgcaag GATTGCTGTGGTCACCGGCGGAAACAAAGGTATTGGGCTAGAGGTGTGCAGGCAGCTGGCCAGGAATGGCACCACCGTTGTCTTAACAGCTAGGGACGAGACGAGGGGCGCGGCTGCCGTTGAGGAGCTCAGAGAGCTGGGCCTCTCCGATGTCATGTTCCACCAGCTAGACATCACAGATGCATCGAGCATTGCTAGGCTAGCCGATTTCTTGAAGACCCGTTTTGGGAGGCTAGACATTCTG ATAAATAATGCTGCATTTGGTGGCGTCGAATACGCTCGGGATCCTGCTGGTGATGGGTCAGTAACAAGCGAAGAAGAG TTGAGTGGCATGGATAGGGATCAAAGGCTTGAATGGTTGTGGAGAAATACCCGGGAGACTTATGACGCTGCAAAGAAAGGCCTGCAGACAAACTACTACGGCACGAAGCATGTGATTGAAGCGTTACTGCCTCTGCTCCAAGCCTCCTCTGATGGAAGGATTGTTAACGTCTCCTCCGACTTTGGGCTGCTTAGG TATTTCAGAAACGAGGAGCTGAAGCAAGAGCTGTACAACGTCGACAAGTTAACCGAGGAGAGGCTGGACGAGCTGCTGGACATGTTCCTGAAAGACTTTGAGGCCGGCGAGGTTGACGCGCGCGGGTGGCCGGCAGCGTTCAGCGCGTACAAGGTGGCCAAGGCGGCCATGAACGCGTACTCGAGGATCCTGGCGACGAAGCAGCCGGCGCTGCGCGTCAACTGCGTGCATCCTGGCTACATCAAGACTGATATAACCTTGCACTCGGGGCTCCTGACGCCCGAGGAAGGCGCGGCCAACGTGGTGAAGGTGGCGCTGCTGCCGGAAGGCGGGGTCACCGGCGCCTTCTTCTTTGAAGACAGCGAGGAGGCGTCGTTCGTGTGA
- the LOC8083006 gene encoding (+)-neomenthol dehydrogenase isoform X1, which translates to MAAAIGTRVAVVTGGNKGIGLEVCRQLASNGITVVLTARDEKRGAAAVEELKDAGLSDVIFHQLEVTDAQSIARLAGFLKARFGKLDILVNNAAIGGVETLPIENPAEVLQYIHAPPICIVRFSARRPQCELMLVRVEQIKGLDAFQMMQWMGKQCRPTSDAAKAGIQTNYYGVKNVTEALLPLLQASSDGRVVNVSSDFGLLSHIRNEEVKQELDDIENLTEERLDELLSAFLRDFEAGALDARGWPTEFSAYKVAKVALNSYSRVLARRHPELRINCAHPGYVKTDMTRQTGLLTPAEGAANIVKVALLPEGGQTGAFFALGQEAPFV; encoded by the exons ATGGCGGCCGCTATCGGCACAAG GGTTGCTGTTGTCACCGGCGGGAACAAAGGTATCGGGCTGGAGGTGTGCAGGCAGCTGGCCAGCAATGGCATCACCGTCGTCTTGACAGCCAGGGACGAGAAGAGGGGCGCAGCCGCCGTAGAGGAGCTCAAAGACGCGGGGCTCTCCGATGTCATTTTCCATCAGCTGGAGGTCACCGATGCTCAGAGCATCGCTAGATTGGCCGGTTTCTTGAAGGCGCGTTTTGGAAAGCTAGACATCCTG GTAAACAATGCCGCTATCGGTGGGGTTGAGACACTTCCCATCGAAAATCCTGCTGAGGTTTTACAATACATACATGCTCCTCCGATATGTATTGTCAGATTTTCAGCTCGTAGGCCACAATGTGAATTGATGTTGGTGCGTGTGGAACAGATCAAGGGCCTGGATGCGTTTCAGATGATGCAATGGATGGGGAAACAATGCCGGCCGACAAGCGACGCTGCTAAGGCAGGCATTCAGACAAACTACTACGGGGTGAAGAACGTGACCGAAgcgctgctgccgctgctgcaaGCCTCCTCCGACGGAAGGGTCGTCAACGTCTCCTCCGACTTCGGCCTGCTAAGT CATATCAGGAACGAGGAGGTGAAGCAGGAGCTGGACGACATCGAGAACCTGACGGAGGAGAGGCTGGACGAGCTGCTGAGCGCGTTCCTCCGGGACTTCGAGGCCGGCGCGCTGGACGCCCGCGGGTGGCCGACGGAGTTCTCGGCGTACAAGGTGGCCAAGGTGGCCCTGAACTCGTACTCGAGGGTGCTGGCGAGGAGGCACCCGGAGCTGCGCATCAACTGCGCGCATCCCGGGTACGTGAAGACCGACATGACCAGGCAGACTGGCCTGCTGACGCCCGCGGAGGGCGCGGCCAACATCGTGAAGGTGGCGCTGCTTCCGGAAGGTGGCCAGACCGGCGCTTTCTTCGCGTTAGGCCAGGAGGCGCCGTTCGTGTGA
- the LOC8083006 gene encoding (+)-neomenthol dehydrogenase isoform X2, which translates to MAAAIGTRVAVVTGGNKGIGLEVCRQLASNGITVVLTARDEKRGAAAVEELKDAGLSDVIFHQLEVTDAQSIARLAGFLKARFGKLDILVNNAAIGGVETLPIENPAEIKGLDAFQMMQWMGKQCRPTSDAAKAGIQTNYYGVKNVTEALLPLLQASSDGRVVNVSSDFGLLSHIRNEEVKQELDDIENLTEERLDELLSAFLRDFEAGALDARGWPTEFSAYKVAKVALNSYSRVLARRHPELRINCAHPGYVKTDMTRQTGLLTPAEGAANIVKVALLPEGGQTGAFFALGQEAPFV; encoded by the exons ATGGCGGCCGCTATCGGCACAAG GGTTGCTGTTGTCACCGGCGGGAACAAAGGTATCGGGCTGGAGGTGTGCAGGCAGCTGGCCAGCAATGGCATCACCGTCGTCTTGACAGCCAGGGACGAGAAGAGGGGCGCAGCCGCCGTAGAGGAGCTCAAAGACGCGGGGCTCTCCGATGTCATTTTCCATCAGCTGGAGGTCACCGATGCTCAGAGCATCGCTAGATTGGCCGGTTTCTTGAAGGCGCGTTTTGGAAAGCTAGACATCCTG GTAAACAATGCCGCTATCGGTGGGGTTGAGACACTTCCCATCGAAAATCCTGCTGAG ATCAAGGGCCTGGATGCGTTTCAGATGATGCAATGGATGGGGAAACAATGCCGGCCGACAAGCGACGCTGCTAAGGCAGGCATTCAGACAAACTACTACGGGGTGAAGAACGTGACCGAAgcgctgctgccgctgctgcaaGCCTCCTCCGACGGAAGGGTCGTCAACGTCTCCTCCGACTTCGGCCTGCTAAGT CATATCAGGAACGAGGAGGTGAAGCAGGAGCTGGACGACATCGAGAACCTGACGGAGGAGAGGCTGGACGAGCTGCTGAGCGCGTTCCTCCGGGACTTCGAGGCCGGCGCGCTGGACGCCCGCGGGTGGCCGACGGAGTTCTCGGCGTACAAGGTGGCCAAGGTGGCCCTGAACTCGTACTCGAGGGTGCTGGCGAGGAGGCACCCGGAGCTGCGCATCAACTGCGCGCATCCCGGGTACGTGAAGACCGACATGACCAGGCAGACTGGCCTGCTGACGCCCGCGGAGGGCGCGGCCAACATCGTGAAGGTGGCGCTGCTTCCGGAAGGTGGCCAGACCGGCGCTTTCTTCGCGTTAGGCCAGGAGGCGCCGTTCGTGTGA
- the LOC8082882 gene encoding L-type lectin-domain containing receptor kinase IV.1 codes for MPPPHLIRLLFLGLGGVLLPAAWAADEQFVFDGFKGANLSFDGMATVTPDGLLMLTNGTNQLKGHAFYPAPLRLHRAPNGSTATAAMQSFSTAFVIGIIGAYEDLSSHGMAFVVAKSSNFTSALPGQFMGLVSSATNGNATNHLFAVEFDTILNSEFNDMSGNHVGVDVNGLNSVDADNAGYYDDATGAFRNMSLVSRKAMQVWVDFDGQTMQVNVTMAPLEAVARPKKPLLSTTVNLSSVIDDTAYVGFSSATGILFCRHYVLGWSFKMNGAAPALNISALPTLPVTFPKPRSKTLEIVLPIASAVLVFAVAAVVFAFLRRRRMYAEVKEEWEASFGPHRFSYKDLFHATDGFSDTRLLGIGGFGRVYRGVLASSKMEVAVKKVAHGSRQGMREFVAEVVSIGRLRHRNLVQLLGYCRRKGELLLVYDYMPNGSLDKYLYDQSKITLDWGQRFRILKGVASGLLYLHEDWEKVVVHRDIKASNVLLDREMNARLGDFGLARLYDHGTDPHTTHVVGTMGYMAPELGHTGRASKASDVFAFGAFMLEVACGRKPVVQDARDNRLVLVDWVLDRWRAGSVTDTVDPRLRGDFVEREASLVLRLGLLCSHPLPGARPGMRQIVQYLDGDAPLPELSPTYQGLNMLSLMQDQGFDPYIMSFPMTSTGTSTISDLSGGR; via the coding sequence ATGCCGCCGCCACACCTCATCCGTCTtctcttcctcggcctcggcggGGTGCTGCTGCCTGCGGCGTGGGCCGCCGACGAGCAGTTCGTCTTCGACGGCTTCAAGGGCGCGAACCTCAGCTTCGACGGGATGGCCACGGTCACGCCGGACGGGCTGCTCATGCTCACCAACGGCACCAACCAGCTCAAGGGCCACGCCTTCTACCCGGCGCCGCTCCGGTTACACCGCGCGCCCAACGGCAGCACGGCCACGGCGGCGATGCAGTCCTTCTCCACGGCCTTCGTCATCGGCATCATCGGCGCGTACGAGGACCTCAGCAGCCACGGCATGGCGTTCGTGGTCGCCAAGAGCAGCAACTTCACCTCCGCGCTGCCGGGCCAGTTCATGGGGCTCGTCAGCTCCGCCACCAACGGCAACGCCACCAACCACCTGTTCGCCGTCGAGTTCGACACCATCCTCAACTCCGAGTTCAACGACATGAGCGGCAACCACGTCGGGGTCGACGTGAACGGGCTCAACTCCGTCGACGCCGACAACGCCGGCTACTACGACGACGCCACGGGCGCGTTCAGGAACATGAGCCTGGTGAGCCGTAAGGCGATGCAGGTGTGGGTGGACTTCGACGGCCAGACCATGCAGGTCAATGTCACCATGGCGCCCCTGGAGGCGGTGGCCCGGCCCAAGAAGCCCCTGCTCTCCACCACCGTCAACCTCtcctccgtcatcgacgacaccGCCTACGTCGGCTTCTCGTCGGCCACCGGCATCCTCTTCTGCCGGCACTACGTGTTGGGATGGAGCTTCAAGATGAACGGCGCCGCCCCGGCGCTCAACATCTCCGCCCTGCCCACCCTGCCGGTCACGTTCCCGAAGCCGAGGTCCAAGACGCTGGAGATCGTGCTGCCGATCGCGTCCGCGGTGCTCGTCTTCGCGGTGGCCGCCGTCGTCTTCGCGTTCCTGCGGAGGCGGCGCATGTACGCGGAGGTCAAGGAGGAGTGGGAGGCCTCGTTCGGGCCGCACAGGTTCTCCTACAAGGATCTGTTCCACGCCACCGACGGGTTCAGCGACACGCGGCTGCTGGGCATCGGCGGCTTCGGCAGGGTGTACCGGGGCGTGCTGGCGTCGTCCAAGATGGAGGTGGCGGTGAAGAAGGTGGCGCACGGGTCGAGGCAGGGGATGAGGGAGTTCGTGGCCGAGGTCGTCAGCATCGGCCGCCTCCGGCACCGCAACCTCGTGCAGCTGCTCGGCTACTGCCGGCGCAAGGGCGAGCTGCTGCTGGTCTACGACTACATGCCCAACGGCAGCCTGGACAAGTACCTCTACGACCAGAGCAAGATCACGCTGGACTGGGGCCAGAGGTTCCGCATCCTCAAGGGCGTCGCGTCCGGCCTGCTGTACCTCCACGAGGACTGGGAGAAGGTGGTGGTGCACCGGGACATCAAGGCCAGCAACGTGCTGCTGGACAGGGAGATGAACGCGCGGCTGGGTGACTTCGGGCTGGCGCGGCTGTACGACCACGGCACCGACCCGCACACCACGCACGTCGTGGGCACCATGGGGTACATGGCGCCGGAGCTCGGGCACACGGGCAGGGCCTCCAAGGCGTCGGACGTGTTCGCGTTCGGCGCCTTCATGCTGGAGGTGGCGTGCGGGCGGAAGCCCGTGGTGCAGGACGCGCGCGACAACCGCCTGGTGCTGGTGGACTGGGTGCTGGACCGCTGGCGCGCCGGCTCCGTCACGGACACCGTGGATCCGCGCCTGCGGGGCGACTTCGTCGAGCGCGAGGCGAGCCTGGTGCTCAGGCTCGGCCTGCTCTGCTCGCACCCGCTGCCCGGCGCGCGCCCGGGCATGCGTCAGATCGTCCAGTACCTCGACGGCGACGCGCCGCTGCCGGAGCTGTCGCCGACGTACCAgggtctcaacatgttgtcgcTCATGCAGGACCAGGGCTTCGACCCCTACATCATGTCGTTCCCGATGACGTCGACGGGGACCAGCACCATATCTGACCTGTCCGGAGGGAGATGA